A DNA window from Arachis hypogaea cultivar Tifrunner chromosome 18, arahy.Tifrunner.gnm2.J5K5, whole genome shotgun sequence contains the following coding sequences:
- the LOC112770961 gene encoding (-)-germacrene D synthase isoform X1, with protein MSLAAATNDDQHLSYDITRPCANFRPSIWGDLFLQYHNSHPLLLEVPDDNTEQQAQKLREEVRVQLSSDNDILQKLNIIDSIQRLDISYHFEHEIEKAINQIYINFTNNKFIIPKEGGIHFHALLFRLLRQKGYQISSDIFNKFKNSEGRFREIISQDVKGIWSLYEAAQLSVHGEAILEEAHDFTYTKLKSFTNQLSESVAGQIDQSLKQPLHKAVPRIGTRSYMSFYEEDPSHNKFLLTFAKLDFNMLQKLHQTEVGNITKWWKNGEFSIKIPYARERVVEAYFWPLAISCDPKYSTARMLMTKLVVCISFLDDTYDAYGTLQELELFTQAIQRWDISLIKSLPECMKAVFNTILEMWDEIESMTSKDEISGLVLQHIKQEFFNLAQSYLVEAKWCHRGYIPTWICNKRSV; from the exons ATGTCTCTTGCTGCTGCTACAAATGATGATCAACATTTATCATATGATATAACACGACCTTGTGCAAATTTTCGACCCAGCATTTGGGGCGATTTGTTCCTTCAATATCACAATTCACATCCATTATTATTG GAAGTACCAGATGACAATACGGAGCAACAAGCTCAAAAGCTCAGAGAGGAAGTGAGGGTGCAGCTCTCTTCAGATAATGatattttacaaaaattaaatatcattgaTTCAATTCAACGTTTAGATATATCTTATCATTTTGAACATGAAATTGAGAAAGCAATCAATCAAATCTACATTAACTTTACCAACAATAAGTTTATTATCCCAAAAGAAGGTGGAATTCACTTTCACGCATTACTCTTTCGTTTGCTCAGACAAAAAGGATATCAAATTTCATCAG ATATAtttaacaaattcaagaacagTGAAGGAAGGTTCAGAGAAATAATTTCTCAAGATGTTAAAGGAATATGGAGTTTGTATGAGGCTGCACAATTGAGTGTTCATGGAGAAGCTATATTAGAGGAAGCACATGATTTCACATACACTAAACTAAAGTCCTTCACCAATCAATTGAGTGAATCTGTTGCCGGGCAAATCGACCAGAGCTTAAAACAACCTCTTCACAAGGCAGTTCCAAGGATAGGGACAAGGTCATATATGTCTTTTTATGAAGAAGATCCTtctcataacaaatttctttTAACTTTTGCAAAATTAGATTTCAACATGCTACAGAAATTGCATCAAACTGAAGTTGGTAATATCACCAA GTGGTGGAAAAACGGTGAGTTTTCGATAAAGATCCCTTATGCAAGAGAAAGAGTGGTTGAAGCATATTTTTGGCCATTAGCCATATCCTGTGATCCAAAATATAGCACTGCAAGAATGTTGATGACCAAATTGGTTGTATGCATCTCTTTTCTTGATGATACTTATGATGCCTATGGCACACTCCAAGAACTTGAGCTCTTCACACAGGCAATCCAAAG GTGGGATATTAGTCTCATTAAATCTCTTCCGGAATGCATGAAAGCCGTATTTAATACAATTTTAGAAATGTGGGATGAAATTGAGTCAATGACTTCAAAAGATGAAATTTCAGGTTTGGTGTTGCAACATATTAAACAAGAG TTTTTTAACTTGGCACAATCCTACTTGGTTGAAGCAAAATGGTGTCATAGGGGCTATATTCCAACATG GATTTGCAACAAAAGAAGTGTTTGA
- the LOC140181260 gene encoding alpha-copaene synthase-like gives MSDPKIVKAVSLIGRLMDDMASHKFEQQREHVASAIECCMKQYDLSQEEANKLILKEIRDYWKDINEECLKSNNIPRPVLDSVLNFARITEFTYSNFEDKYTNIELLREYVVALLLDPIVF, from the exons ATGAGTGATCCAAAAATTGTAAAAGCTGTGTCACTTATTGGCAGACTCATGGATGATATGGCCTCACATAag TTTGAGCAGCAAAGAGAACATGTTGCTTCTGCAATTGAATGCTGCATGAAACAATACGATCTTTCTCAAGAAGAGGCCAACAAACTCATTCTAAAGGAGATCAGAGATTATTGGAAGGATATAAACGAAGAATGTCTTAAATCAAATAATATCCCAAGACCCGTGCTTGATTCTGTTCTTAATTTTGCTCGTATAACTGAGTTTACATACTCAAACTTTGAGGATAAATACACAAACATTGAACTGCTAAGAGAATATGTTGTTGCACTACTTTTGGATCCAATTGTCttctaa
- the LOC112770961 gene encoding (-)-germacrene D synthase isoform X2, producing MSLAAATNDDQHLSYDITRPCANFRPSIWGDLFLQYHNSHPLLLEVPDDNTEQQAQKLREEVRVQLSSDNDILQKLNIIDSIQRLDISYHFEHEIEKAINQIYINFTNNKFIIPKEGGIHFHALLFRLLRQKGYQISSDIFNKFKNSEGRFREIISQDVKGIWSLYEAAQLSVHGEAILEEAHDFTYTKLKSFTNQLSESVAGQIDQSLKQPLHKAVPRIGTRSYMSFYEEDPSHNKFLLTFAKLDFNMLQKLHQTEVGNITKWWKNGEFSIKIPYARERVVEAYFWPLAISCDPKYSTARMLMTKLVVCISFLDDTYDAYGTLQELELFTQAIQRWDISLIKSLPECMKAVFNTILEMWDEIESMTSKDEISGLVLQHIKQEFFNLAQSYLVEAKWCHRGYIPT from the exons ATGTCTCTTGCTGCTGCTACAAATGATGATCAACATTTATCATATGATATAACACGACCTTGTGCAAATTTTCGACCCAGCATTTGGGGCGATTTGTTCCTTCAATATCACAATTCACATCCATTATTATTG GAAGTACCAGATGACAATACGGAGCAACAAGCTCAAAAGCTCAGAGAGGAAGTGAGGGTGCAGCTCTCTTCAGATAATGatattttacaaaaattaaatatcattgaTTCAATTCAACGTTTAGATATATCTTATCATTTTGAACATGAAATTGAGAAAGCAATCAATCAAATCTACATTAACTTTACCAACAATAAGTTTATTATCCCAAAAGAAGGTGGAATTCACTTTCACGCATTACTCTTTCGTTTGCTCAGACAAAAAGGATATCAAATTTCATCAG ATATAtttaacaaattcaagaacagTGAAGGAAGGTTCAGAGAAATAATTTCTCAAGATGTTAAAGGAATATGGAGTTTGTATGAGGCTGCACAATTGAGTGTTCATGGAGAAGCTATATTAGAGGAAGCACATGATTTCACATACACTAAACTAAAGTCCTTCACCAATCAATTGAGTGAATCTGTTGCCGGGCAAATCGACCAGAGCTTAAAACAACCTCTTCACAAGGCAGTTCCAAGGATAGGGACAAGGTCATATATGTCTTTTTATGAAGAAGATCCTtctcataacaaatttctttTAACTTTTGCAAAATTAGATTTCAACATGCTACAGAAATTGCATCAAACTGAAGTTGGTAATATCACCAA GTGGTGGAAAAACGGTGAGTTTTCGATAAAGATCCCTTATGCAAGAGAAAGAGTGGTTGAAGCATATTTTTGGCCATTAGCCATATCCTGTGATCCAAAATATAGCACTGCAAGAATGTTGATGACCAAATTGGTTGTATGCATCTCTTTTCTTGATGATACTTATGATGCCTATGGCACACTCCAAGAACTTGAGCTCTTCACACAGGCAATCCAAAG GTGGGATATTAGTCTCATTAAATCTCTTCCGGAATGCATGAAAGCCGTATTTAATACAATTTTAGAAATGTGGGATGAAATTGAGTCAATGACTTCAAAAGATGAAATTTCAGGTTTGGTGTTGCAACATATTAAACAAGAG TTTTTTAACTTGGCACAATCCTACTTGGTTGAAGCAAAATGGTGTCATAGGGGCTATATTCCAACATG A